A single window of Phycisphaerales bacterium DNA harbors:
- a CDS encoding TspO/MBR family protein: protein MRLTHWLTLPAALVIAFLPALGGFISRPDAWYQSLSKPAWNPPSWVFGPVWTALYATMGVASWLVWRERARRPRHVRAALAAYAVQLALNAAWSPLFFGLRRPDLALIDIVLLWAAIVATVVLFWRVHKAAGAILLPYLAWVTFATALNLTIWRLNP, encoded by the coding sequence ATGCGCCTCACGCACTGGCTCACCCTCCCCGCGGCCCTCGTCATCGCCTTCCTCCCCGCCCTCGGCGGTTTCATCTCCCGCCCCGACGCGTGGTACCAGTCGCTCAGCAAGCCGGCGTGGAACCCGCCGTCGTGGGTGTTCGGGCCCGTGTGGACGGCGCTGTACGCCACCATGGGCGTGGCCTCGTGGCTGGTGTGGCGGGAGCGGGCAAGGAGGCCGAGGCATGTGCGGGCGGCCCTCGCCGCCTACGCCGTGCAGCTCGCCCTCAACGCCGCGTGGTCGCCGCTGTTCTTCGGCCTGCGGCGGCCGGACCTGGCGCTGATCGACATCGTGCTGCTGTGGGCCGCGATCGTGGCGACCGTCGTGCTCTTCTGGCGGGTGCACAAAGCCGCAGGCGCGATCCTCCTGCCCTACCTGGCGTGGGTCACCTTCGCGACCGCCCTCAACCTCACCATCTGGCGGCTGAACCCCTGA
- a CDS encoding glycosyltransferase: MRICLVTSELAPFHGWGVGTANGELTRALLAAGHEVHLLVNDLPGLREGAQEWYPDAVVHVLDAGEVERQKHVPCLSTRRPMAVYERLKGLHAQHAFDYIGFNDFYADGYFAVSAKRTGAAFGGCVLGVVLRSSIFLLREINGQPEFDLEVGAIGHMERGAIAGADLVVSLSRAMVTRLSGDEELGPVFADGRAGGPVVRVIPNAVSMEDGERALRPRRKGASAGEGVPEVLCFGRLERRKGIETLVEAAQRLLTDGLQLRVRIVGVDTDTAPGRRSFVAFLKRMIEPRWRECFEFEDNQPHERLGALIARATVCCFPSLWENFPNVCLESMRLGAPVVGSDGGGMPEIIEDEVSGVIFRAGNAGSLGGALSRVLTDREFRDRIGRGAPERVRALCDPARVAAAWADAIEAARSSRAVKAGDQRASVSVVIPCFNMGATLPETVESVRKQTVPAQEIIVIDDGSTDSETVRVIAGLEREGVRVVRQHNQGLSMARNAGCAAAASEWVLPLDADDMLAPTFIERCLAAVREDAGLSAVTSCMACYTDASGGARDHVVDYVPLGFARDLLPARNVASSAIAMVRRSALEEVGGYDPEMTALEDWELWCRLCAAGRRLAVIPEKLIFNRIRRDSMLRSLGPSEHHTLRAVILEKHMGLSRRPDRVARVLLGETFYWRAELGREQAGAEERARERAMAMIGENARYRAVDRVNEMLKRMGVQGVIKRGLGVGNKRSG; the protein is encoded by the coding sequence ATGCGGATATGCCTGGTGACAAGCGAGCTGGCCCCGTTCCATGGGTGGGGTGTGGGGACGGCGAATGGGGAGCTGACGCGGGCGCTGCTGGCCGCGGGGCACGAGGTGCACCTGCTGGTGAACGACCTGCCGGGGCTCCGCGAGGGGGCACAAGAGTGGTACCCGGACGCGGTGGTTCACGTGCTGGATGCGGGCGAGGTGGAGCGGCAGAAGCACGTGCCGTGCCTCTCGACGCGCCGACCGATGGCGGTGTACGAGCGGCTGAAGGGGCTGCACGCGCAGCACGCGTTCGACTACATCGGGTTCAACGACTTCTACGCGGACGGGTACTTCGCGGTGAGTGCGAAGCGCACCGGCGCGGCCTTCGGCGGGTGCGTGCTGGGCGTGGTGCTGCGGAGCTCGATCTTCCTGCTGCGGGAAATCAACGGGCAGCCGGAGTTTGACCTCGAGGTCGGCGCGATCGGGCACATGGAGCGGGGGGCTATCGCGGGCGCGGACCTGGTGGTATCGCTGAGCCGAGCGATGGTGACACGGCTGAGTGGCGATGAGGAGCTGGGGCCGGTGTTTGCGGATGGCCGGGCGGGCGGGCCGGTGGTGCGTGTGATCCCAAACGCGGTGAGCATGGAGGATGGGGAGCGGGCGCTGCGGCCGCGGCGGAAGGGTGCGAGCGCGGGTGAAGGCGTGCCCGAGGTGCTGTGCTTCGGGCGGCTGGAACGGCGAAAAGGAATCGAGACGCTCGTCGAGGCGGCGCAGCGGCTGCTGACGGATGGTCTACAGCTGCGGGTGCGGATCGTCGGTGTTGACACGGACACCGCCCCGGGGCGGCGGTCGTTCGTGGCGTTTCTCAAGCGGATGATCGAGCCGCGCTGGCGCGAGTGCTTTGAGTTCGAGGACAACCAGCCGCACGAGCGGCTGGGGGCGCTCATCGCGCGGGCCACGGTGTGCTGCTTCCCGTCGCTGTGGGAGAACTTTCCCAATGTGTGCCTGGAGTCGATGCGGCTGGGCGCGCCGGTGGTCGGGTCTGATGGCGGGGGGATGCCGGAGATCATCGAAGACGAGGTGAGCGGCGTGATCTTCCGCGCGGGGAACGCGGGATCGCTGGGGGGGGCGTTGTCGCGGGTGCTCACCGATCGCGAGTTCCGCGATCGGATCGGGCGCGGTGCGCCGGAGCGGGTGCGGGCGCTGTGCGACCCGGCGCGGGTGGCCGCGGCGTGGGCGGACGCGATCGAGGCGGCGCGGTCGAGTCGGGCTGTGAAGGCCGGGGATCAGCGTGCGTCTGTAAGCGTGGTCATCCCGTGCTTCAACATGGGGGCGACGCTGCCGGAGACGGTGGAGTCGGTGCGGAAGCAGACCGTGCCGGCGCAGGAGATCATCGTCATTGACGACGGCTCGACCGACTCGGAGACGGTGCGGGTGATCGCGGGGCTGGAGAGAGAAGGCGTGCGCGTGGTGCGGCAGCACAACCAGGGCTTGTCGATGGCGCGGAACGCGGGGTGCGCGGCCGCGGCGTCGGAATGGGTGCTGCCGCTGGATGCGGACGACATGCTCGCGCCCACGTTCATTGAGCGGTGCCTGGCGGCGGTTCGTGAGGACGCGGGGCTGAGCGCGGTGACTTCGTGCATGGCGTGCTACACGGACGCTTCGGGAGGGGCGCGGGATCATGTGGTGGATTACGTGCCCCTGGGGTTCGCGCGGGACCTGCTGCCGGCGCGGAACGTGGCGTCGTCGGCGATCGCGATGGTGCGGCGGTCTGCGCTGGAAGAGGTCGGCGGGTACGACCCGGAGATGACGGCGCTGGAGGACTGGGAGCTGTGGTGTCGGCTGTGCGCGGCCGGGCGCCGCCTTGCGGTGATCCCGGAGAAGCTGATCTTCAACCGGATCCGGCGCGACTCGATGCTGCGGAGTCTGGGGCCGTCGGAGCATCACACGCTGCGGGCGGTGATCCTGGAGAAGCACATGGGGCTGTCGCGGCGACCTGATCGCGTGGCGCGGGTGCTGCTGGGCGAGACCTTCTACTGGCGCGCCGAACTTGGGCGTGAGCAGGCGGGGGCGGAGGAGCGGGCGCGGGAGCGGGCGATGGCGATGATTGGGGAGAACGCGCGGTACCGGGCGGTGGATAGGGTGAATGAGATGCTGAAGAGGATGGGCGTGCAGGGGGTGATCAAGCGGGGGTTGGGGGTGGGGAATAAGCGGAGTGGGTGA
- a CDS encoding L,D-transpeptidase family protein, whose product MALPSQVERTNETNRGVMTRGGGRGKGPNKVMVGAAALVLVAGLSWGLWKYMPKDATGPQQATAKEPAKQTPPPRSLAPDVPANVPATPTGVNSLAHNPPVPPADAPVVLTQGRSGGIQDPTKPRPVDVTGGNTTGPGTSPLTGPGNPQNPGSGPANLSPGSSNPALVPTLNPSTSAAGVRQHIEAGDRAFAANNLVQARVSYSRALMSADIGAADAQVLRSKLETINEDLVFSPKIAAGDPLVETYTVVANDSLEKIRKKRDLAVDHRLLARVNRLSNPNAIRVGQKLKLVRGPFNAVVHKADYRLDLYAGSPDDQESWVFIRSFKVGLGENNGTPLGNFVIKKNSKLINPHWVNPKTGEKFDANDPKNPIGEFWLGWEGLGDSKVYTGFGLHGTIDPSSIGAAKSMGCVRMADQDIALIYELLVEQISRVQVLPN is encoded by the coding sequence ATGGCACTCCCCTCTCAGGTTGAACGCACGAACGAGACGAACCGCGGCGTCATGACCCGCGGCGGCGGGCGCGGCAAGGGGCCGAACAAGGTGATGGTGGGCGCGGCGGCTCTGGTGCTGGTCGCGGGGCTGTCGTGGGGCTTGTGGAAGTACATGCCCAAGGACGCGACGGGCCCGCAGCAGGCCACGGCCAAGGAGCCCGCGAAGCAGACGCCCCCGCCGCGGAGCTTGGCGCCGGATGTGCCCGCGAACGTGCCGGCGACGCCGACGGGCGTGAACTCGCTGGCGCACAACCCGCCGGTGCCGCCGGCGGATGCGCCGGTGGTGCTGACGCAGGGGCGGAGCGGGGGGATTCAGGACCCCACCAAGCCGCGGCCGGTGGACGTGACCGGGGGGAACACAACGGGGCCGGGGACCTCGCCGCTGACGGGGCCGGGGAATCCGCAGAACCCTGGCAGCGGGCCTGCCAACCTCTCGCCGGGGTCGAGCAACCCGGCGCTAGTTCCCACGCTCAACCCCTCGACCTCGGCGGCGGGCGTGCGGCAGCACATCGAGGCGGGCGACCGCGCCTTCGCGGCCAACAACCTGGTGCAGGCGCGGGTGTCGTACTCGCGGGCGCTGATGAGCGCGGACATCGGCGCGGCGGACGCGCAGGTGCTGCGGAGCAAGCTGGAGACGATCAACGAGGACCTGGTGTTCAGCCCGAAGATCGCCGCGGGCGACCCGCTGGTGGAGACGTACACCGTCGTCGCCAACGACTCGCTGGAGAAGATCCGCAAGAAGCGGGACCTTGCGGTGGACCACCGGCTGCTGGCGCGGGTGAACCGGCTTTCGAACCCCAACGCCATCCGCGTGGGGCAGAAGCTCAAGCTCGTGCGCGGGCCGTTCAACGCCGTGGTGCACAAGGCGGACTACCGGCTGGACCTGTACGCGGGCAGCCCCGACGACCAGGAGAGCTGGGTGTTCATCCGCAGCTTCAAGGTGGGGCTGGGCGAGAACAACGGCACGCCGCTGGGCAACTTCGTCATCAAGAAGAACAGCAAGCTGATCAACCCGCACTGGGTGAACCCCAAGACGGGCGAGAAGTTCGATGCCAACGACCCCAAGAACCCCATCGGCGAGTTCTGGCTCGGGTGGGAGGGGCTGGGGGACTCGAAGGTGTACACCGGCTTCGGCCTGCACGGGACCATCGACCCCTCCTCGATCGGCGCAGCCAAGAGCATGGGCTGCGTGCGGATGGCCGACCAGGACATCGCCCTGATCTACGAGCTGCTGGTGGAGCAGATCAGCCGCGTGCAGGTGCTGCCGAACTGA
- a CDS encoding four helix bundle suffix domain-containing protein, whose product MPEGFLAPRDYRRLLSYRKAEVVYDLTRVFCDRFLTRGDRTIDQMVQAARSGKQNIAEGSRAGLTSKESEIKLTNVARASLEELLIDYHDYLRTHRLALWDKASREARYIRRLGSTMGRDETFETYRPFAETRPPEVVANIAICLINQANYLLDQQLRRLQSDFLENGGLREAMTRARKQSRGH is encoded by the coding sequence ATGCCCGAAGGCTTCCTCGCCCCGCGCGACTACCGGCGGCTGCTCTCCTACCGCAAGGCCGAGGTCGTCTACGACCTCACCCGCGTCTTCTGCGACCGCTTCCTCACCCGCGGCGACCGCACCATTGACCAGATGGTCCAGGCCGCGCGCTCGGGCAAGCAGAACATCGCCGAGGGCAGCCGCGCCGGCCTCACCAGCAAAGAGTCCGAGATCAAGCTCACCAACGTGGCACGGGCCAGCCTCGAAGAGCTCCTCATCGACTACCACGACTACCTCCGCACCCACCGCCTCGCGCTGTGGGACAAGGCCTCGCGCGAGGCCCGCTACATCCGCCGCCTGGGCAGCACGATGGGCCGCGACGAAACCTTCGAGACCTACCGCCCCTTCGCCGAGACCCGCCCGCCCGAGGTCGTCGCCAACATCGCCATCTGCCTCATCAACCAGGCCAACTACCTCCTCGACCAGCAGCTCCGCCGCCTCCAGTCCGACTTCCTGGAGAACGGCGGCCTCCGCGAAGCCATGACCAGAGCCCGCAAACAATCCCGCGGCCACTAA
- a CDS encoding YggS family pyridoxal phosphate-dependent enzyme: MATTQPKTPHAMPDTLEARYAEVQARIADAAARARRKPSDILLCAVTKTADPEQIKGLLQLGHRDFAENRVQQLIQHASIVEEYLNRQKLIPSGKKLAADVNDTLFAAGSSNSKRVELKPVASLPGAKEGVRWHMIGHLQRNKAKKVTEFVRLIHSVDSLRIAEELQHIALKKDHVIEVLIQVNCSGEEQKFGCPLPAAIPLAEQIQSMINVRVRGLMTMAPLSEHPEDSRPHFARCRELFEEMQTLGFGEPGSPFNILSMGMSGDYEVAISEGANIVRVGSAIFGAAKTGPEQAELPEPDEE; the protein is encoded by the coding sequence ATGGCCACCACACAACCCAAGACCCCCCACGCCATGCCCGACACCCTCGAGGCCCGCTACGCCGAGGTGCAGGCCCGCATCGCCGACGCGGCCGCCCGCGCCCGCCGCAAGCCCTCCGACATCCTGCTCTGCGCCGTCACCAAGACCGCCGACCCCGAGCAGATCAAGGGCCTCCTCCAGCTCGGCCACCGCGACTTCGCCGAGAACCGCGTGCAGCAGCTCATCCAGCACGCATCCATCGTCGAGGAGTACCTCAACCGCCAGAAGCTCATCCCCAGCGGCAAGAAGCTCGCGGCCGACGTCAACGACACCCTCTTCGCCGCCGGCTCGTCCAACTCCAAGCGCGTCGAGCTCAAGCCCGTTGCCAGCCTCCCCGGCGCCAAGGAGGGCGTGCGCTGGCACATGATCGGCCACCTCCAGCGCAACAAGGCCAAGAAGGTCACCGAGTTCGTCCGCCTCATCCACAGCGTCGACTCCCTCCGCATCGCCGAGGAGCTCCAGCACATCGCCCTCAAGAAGGACCACGTCATCGAGGTCCTGATCCAGGTCAACTGCTCGGGCGAAGAGCAGAAGTTCGGCTGCCCCCTCCCCGCCGCGATTCCGCTGGCCGAGCAGATCCAATCCATGATCAACGTCCGCGTCCGCGGCCTCATGACCATGGCCCCCCTGTCGGAGCATCCGGAAGACTCGCGTCCCCACTTCGCCCGCTGCCGCGAGCTCTTCGAAGAAATGCAGACCCTCGGCTTCGGCGAGCCCGGCAGCCCCTTCAACATCTTGTCGATGGGCATGAGCGGCGACTACGAGGTCGCCATTTCAGAGGGCGCGAACATTGTCAGGGTGGGCAGTGCGATCTTCGGCGCCGCCAAGACCGGCCCCGAGCAAGCCGAGCTCCCCGAACCCGACGAGGAGTAG
- a CDS encoding PH domain-containing protein, with translation MQLTCDRCEQAFEVPNGQPGQKVACPSCGDINVIPGPVAVGTPVGATAPAPTTAAPRTDRAAESGYPPANGPEVDVMVVRPAMLGAHPIRFLLLTLALLGGIAGAIYWLVYLNPRHLPLGGTSAAIAIVALKVFIIWKVHTLSEGLRITTKRVIETKGLLSKATSEVRHADIKNVQVEQTFLDRVWNVGTLKLSSSGENEDPIEMRDMPNPAKVRDVIDLYRPL, from the coding sequence ATGCAACTCACCTGCGACCGCTGCGAGCAAGCCTTCGAGGTCCCCAACGGCCAGCCCGGCCAGAAGGTCGCCTGCCCCTCCTGCGGCGACATCAACGTCATCCCCGGCCCCGTGGCCGTGGGCACGCCCGTGGGCGCGACCGCACCCGCCCCCACCACCGCCGCGCCCCGAACAGACCGGGCCGCCGAGTCCGGCTACCCGCCCGCCAACGGCCCCGAGGTGGACGTCATGGTCGTCCGCCCCGCCATGCTGGGGGCCCACCCCATCCGCTTCCTTCTCCTCACCCTGGCCCTGCTGGGGGGCATCGCCGGCGCCATCTACTGGCTCGTCTACCTGAACCCCCGCCACCTTCCCTTGGGCGGCACCTCCGCGGCCATCGCCATCGTCGCGCTCAAGGTCTTCATCATCTGGAAGGTCCACACCCTATCCGAGGGGCTCCGCATCACCACCAAACGGGTGATCGAGACCAAGGGCCTGCTCAGCAAGGCCACCAGCGAGGTGCGGCACGCCGACATCAAGAATGTCCAGGTCGAGCAGACCTTCCTCGACCGCGTCTGGAACGTCGGCACCCTGAAGCTCTCGAGCTCGGGCGAGAACGAGGACCCCATCGAGATGCGGGACATGCCCAACCCGGCCAAGGTGCGGGACGTGATCGACCTGTACCGACCCTTGTAG
- a CDS encoding 5-formyltetrahydrofolate cyclo-ligase translates to MTKQELRASLKQTLNNLSPEVWRRGSEGVCARLSGLVEQAGARAVMFFFPTAGEVDVGPAAVECLGRGVRVCLPRAEWATGGMSARVVTVWGENLSLTRHGLREPAESAPPVDLADLDLIVVPGLGFDAAGGRLGRGGGFYDRFLSRPQVRAWKVAVGLDEQVVASVPRDAWDVGMDALVTPTRTLVFNPYATPPTAH, encoded by the coding sequence ATGACCAAGCAGGAACTGCGAGCGAGCCTCAAGCAGACCCTGAACAACCTGTCGCCTGAGGTGTGGCGGCGGGGGTCGGAGGGGGTTTGCGCGCGGCTGTCGGGTCTGGTTGAGCAGGCGGGGGCGCGTGCGGTGATGTTCTTCTTCCCCACGGCCGGGGAGGTGGATGTAGGGCCCGCGGCGGTTGAGTGCTTGGGGCGGGGCGTGCGGGTGTGTTTGCCGCGGGCGGAGTGGGCGACCGGGGGGATGTCGGCGCGGGTTGTGACTGTTTGGGGGGAGAACCTGTCGCTCACGCGGCATGGGCTCCGCGAGCCCGCAGAAAGTGCGCCGCCAGTAGACTTGGCCGACCTCGACCTGATCGTTGTCCCGGGGCTTGGGTTTGATGCCGCGGGGGGGCGATTAGGCAGGGGCGGCGGTTTCTACGACCGGTTTCTTTCGCGGCCCCAGGTGCGGGCGTGGAAGGTGGCGGTCGGGTTGGACGAGCAGGTGGTCGCGAGCGTGCCTCGCGACGCATGGGATGTGGGGATGGACGCGTTAGTGACCCCTACGCGGACGCTGGTGTTCAACCCGTACGCGACGCCCCCCACCGCTCACTGA
- a CDS encoding glycosyltransferase: protein MRIVMVNWARIADGATHGGGANVYAQQLSLELVQRGHEVLWLHGGLTYVPDPATGQIGPCVVRRMEDYRGVRVFEVINSPVVAPGPCQGREPLAEVSAPELEAEVGRFFELVAPDIVHFHNIEGFSCGCVDVARKGRGEWGGARVVYSLHNYHTICPQVYLMKRGRVACFDFRGGEDCAGCMAEMRAPAEERAHRAAYHMPRVEPPKARPGLGERLSAVFVAPPPEPPPPMQLPGRPVQSFVDIVPDEEKSRSRERSEASGFSTPPAPMPRDPDAPELRPLSNAALPDPSFTPEATSDYARRRRAMVEMLSRCDRVLAVSSFVKAKFEALGVDPRVVTVEHIGTRMADVARVAPECLEPPPPLDGRPVRAVFLGYNNYYKGLPMLADALEMVDPALLARLHLCVYAKDVEAIEWRLNALERMLAGLSVRSGYKYEDIPRLLHGKDVGIVPSVWWDNGPQTVMEFFACGMPVIAAELGGIPDLVRHGENGLLFRGNDRAALCETLTGVLREPEQLVRLRAGVRAPMNVPEHAARVERVYMESLAR from the coding sequence ATGCGGATCGTGATGGTGAACTGGGCCAGAATAGCCGACGGGGCCACCCATGGTGGGGGGGCCAACGTCTACGCCCAGCAGCTGTCGCTGGAACTGGTGCAGCGGGGGCACGAGGTGCTGTGGCTGCACGGGGGGCTGACCTACGTGCCCGACCCCGCGACCGGGCAGATCGGCCCGTGCGTGGTGCGGCGGATGGAGGACTACCGCGGCGTCCGCGTGTTCGAAGTGATCAACTCGCCGGTGGTGGCGCCGGGGCCGTGCCAGGGACGGGAGCCGCTGGCGGAGGTGTCGGCGCCGGAACTGGAGGCGGAGGTCGGGCGGTTCTTTGAGCTGGTAGCGCCCGACATCGTGCACTTCCACAACATCGAGGGGTTCAGCTGCGGGTGCGTGGACGTTGCGCGGAAGGGGCGGGGGGAGTGGGGCGGTGCGCGGGTGGTGTACTCGCTGCACAACTACCACACCATCTGCCCGCAGGTGTACCTGATGAAGCGGGGGCGGGTAGCGTGCTTTGACTTCCGCGGCGGGGAGGACTGCGCCGGGTGCATGGCGGAGATGCGTGCGCCAGCGGAGGAGCGGGCGCACCGGGCGGCGTACCACATGCCGCGGGTGGAGCCGCCGAAGGCGCGGCCGGGGCTGGGGGAGCGGCTGAGCGCGGTGTTCGTGGCCCCGCCGCCGGAGCCGCCGCCGCCGATGCAGCTGCCGGGGCGGCCGGTGCAGAGCTTTGTGGACATCGTGCCGGATGAGGAAAAGAGCCGATCGCGCGAGCGATCGGAGGCGTCTGGTTTTTCAACGCCGCCTGCGCCCATGCCGCGCGACCCGGATGCCCCCGAGCTGCGGCCGCTGAGCAACGCGGCGCTGCCGGATCCATCGTTCACGCCGGAAGCAACAAGCGACTACGCCCGCAGGCGGCGCGCGATGGTGGAGATGCTCAGCCGCTGCGACCGCGTGCTGGCGGTGTCCAGTTTCGTGAAGGCGAAGTTCGAGGCGCTGGGCGTTGATCCGCGCGTGGTGACGGTCGAGCACATCGGCACTCGGATGGCGGACGTGGCGCGGGTGGCGCCCGAGTGCCTGGAGCCGCCGCCGCCGCTGGATGGCCGGCCGGTGCGGGCGGTGTTCCTGGGGTACAACAACTACTACAAGGGCCTGCCGATGCTGGCCGACGCCCTGGAGATGGTTGATCCCGCGCTGCTGGCACGGCTGCACCTGTGCGTGTACGCCAAGGACGTCGAGGCGATCGAGTGGCGGCTGAATGCGCTGGAGCGCATGCTCGCGGGCTTGTCGGTGCGGAGTGGGTACAAGTACGAGGACATCCCGCGCCTGCTGCACGGTAAGGACGTCGGGATCGTGCCCAGCGTGTGGTGGGACAACGGGCCGCAGACGGTGATGGAGTTCTTCGCTTGTGGGATGCCGGTGATCGCGGCGGAGCTGGGCGGGATCCCGGACTTGGTGCGCCACGGGGAGAACGGGCTGCTGTTCAGGGGGAATGACCGCGCGGCGTTGTGTGAGACGTTGACGGGTGTGCTGCGGGAGCCGGAGCAGTTGGTGCGGCTGCGTGCCGGGGTGCGTGCGCCCATGAACGTGCCGGAGCATGCGGCGCGGGTGGAGCGGGTGTATATGGAGTCTCTCGCGCGGTGA
- a CDS encoding glycine zipper domain-containing protein yields the protein MQIRTNHAAAATVAGLLAAMTFTTGCENLPGNEKQQGAVIGGATGAAVGAAVTDNRLLGGLIGGALGAGGGYLIGANWDKIQGNERDDAHEAIRKSQNEPATAQEARSANTADINNDGFVTIDEVVAMEKAGFSDEEMIDKLERTGQVFDLTQANEDQLRDQGVSRRVVAAMRDMNRTGDFDRRTRDDDFRRDRDWDRDRY from the coding sequence ATGCAGATCAGAACCAACCACGCCGCGGCCGCGACGGTCGCCGGCCTCCTCGCCGCCATGACCTTCACCACCGGCTGCGAGAATCTCCCCGGTAACGAGAAGCAGCAGGGCGCGGTGATCGGCGGCGCCACCGGCGCCGCGGTCGGCGCGGCCGTGACCGACAACCGCCTGCTCGGCGGCCTTATCGGCGGCGCCCTGGGCGCCGGCGGCGGCTACCTCATCGGAGCCAACTGGGACAAGATCCAGGGCAACGAGCGCGACGACGCCCACGAGGCGATCCGCAAGTCGCAGAACGAGCCCGCCACCGCCCAGGAGGCCCGCAGCGCCAACACCGCCGACATCAACAACGACGGCTTCGTCACCATCGACGAGGTGGTCGCCATGGAGAAGGCCGGCTTCAGCGACGAAGAGATGATCGACAAGCTCGAGCGCACCGGCCAGGTCTTCGACCTCACCCAGGCCAACGAGGACCAGCTCCGCGACCAGGGCGTGTCACGGCGCGTGGTGGCCGCCATGCGCGACATGAACCGCACCGGCGACTTCGACCGCCGCACTCGCGACGACGACTTCCGCCGCGACCGCGACTGGGACCGCGACCGCTATTGA
- a CDS encoding peptidoglycan recognition family protein: protein MKSPVKSSPDTGLHFTRRELIEGGLLLGAISMLTGCQPARSQGVVSLPKDVWPDPTAPVVAKPVSAPPREPGVTQTILTRAQWTRAKPNFRVSKPMNGITRITVHHSALNSTGILGKSEVARMLENIRRSHVSRVDAATGAHWVDIGYHYIIDPAGRVWEGRPTHIEGAHVSKTNDHNLGVMLLGNFNEHRPTNAALATLDNFVAAQMRRHKVPASRVYTHQELKPTECPGTNLQQYMKLTRLSSGRMYQQWKA, encoded by the coding sequence ATGAAATCACCCGTGAAATCCTCCCCCGACACCGGCCTGCACTTCACCCGCCGCGAGCTCATCGAGGGCGGGCTGCTCCTGGGCGCGATCTCGATGCTCACCGGCTGCCAGCCCGCGCGCTCGCAGGGGGTGGTCTCGCTGCCCAAGGACGTGTGGCCCGACCCCACCGCACCGGTGGTCGCCAAGCCCGTGAGCGCCCCGCCGCGGGAGCCCGGGGTCACGCAGACCATTCTTACCCGCGCCCAGTGGACGCGGGCCAAGCCCAACTTCCGCGTCAGTAAGCCGATGAACGGCATCACGCGGATCACGGTGCACCACAGCGCCCTCAACTCCACCGGCATCCTGGGCAAGTCCGAGGTGGCCCGGATGCTGGAGAACATCCGCAGGAGCCACGTCTCCCGCGTTGACGCCGCCACCGGCGCCCACTGGGTGGACATCGGCTACCACTACATCATCGACCCCGCGGGGCGGGTGTGGGAGGGGCGGCCCACGCACATCGAGGGCGCCCACGTCAGCAAGACCAACGACCACAACCTGGGCGTGATGCTCCTGGGCAACTTCAACGAGCACCGCCCCACCAACGCCGCCCTGGCCACGCTCGACAACTTCGTGGCCGCGCAGATGCGCAGGCACAAGGTCCCCGCCTCCCGCGTGTACACGCACCAGGAGCTCAAGCCCACCGAGTGCCCGGGGACCAACCTGCAGCAGTACATGAAGCTCACGCGCCTCAGCAGCGGGCGGATGTACCAGCAGTGGAAGGCATGA
- a CDS encoding redoxin domain-containing protein has translation MPQNDHLTPRSSPLAKGDTAPDFVLPDQNKKDWRLSDALRQGEVVLCFFPMAFTGVCTTEMKCVDAEMAAWKGKGAQVVGVSCDSFAVLKAWADQLGLKQMLLADMHRQVCKAYGLYWADLNISSRGTVVVGKDGRVKWVQAREPGKAMAWDEVLAAV, from the coding sequence ATGCCGCAGAATGACCACCTGACGCCGCGTTCGTCGCCCCTTGCCAAGGGCGATACTGCCCCCGACTTCGTGCTGCCGGACCAGAACAAGAAGGACTGGCGGCTGTCGGACGCCCTCAGGCAGGGTGAGGTGGTGCTGTGCTTCTTCCCGATGGCGTTTACCGGGGTGTGCACGACGGAGATGAAGTGCGTGGACGCGGAGATGGCCGCGTGGAAGGGGAAGGGGGCCCAGGTCGTCGGTGTGTCGTGCGACAGCTTCGCCGTGCTGAAGGCGTGGGCGGATCAGCTGGGGCTGAAGCAGATGCTGCTGGCGGACATGCACCGGCAGGTGTGCAAGGCGTACGGGCTGTACTGGGCGGACCTGAACATCTCGTCGCGGGGGACGGTGGTTGTGGGGAAGGACGGAAGGGTGAAGTGGGTGCAGGCGCGGGAGCCGGGGAAGGCGATGGCGTGGGATGAGGTGCTGGCTGCGGTGTAG